One Nostoc sp. UHCC 0302 DNA window includes the following coding sequences:
- a CDS encoding anti-sigma factor antagonist (This anti-anti-sigma factor, or anti-sigma factor antagonist, belongs to a family that includes characterized members SpoIIAA, RsbV, RsfA, and RsfB.), with protein sequence MGFNATLEINNGIAKIKLSGELDALTASIFKTEVDKAASQGAKRLVLLLQDLEYMSSAGLRVLIFAKQKMGANTDIYVVGAQKTVEDTLKKTGFDQSVILLDEDNIAELENV encoded by the coding sequence ATGGGTTTCAATGCAACTCTGGAAATAAATAACGGTATCGCCAAAATTAAGTTGTCTGGCGAACTCGATGCGCTGACTGCATCAATTTTTAAAACAGAAGTGGACAAAGCTGCATCCCAAGGAGCAAAACGCCTTGTTTTACTCTTGCAAGATTTAGAATATATGTCTAGTGCGGGGTTGCGAGTACTAATATTTGCTAAGCAAAAGATGGGTGCTAATACTGATATTTACGTAGTTGGCGCTCAGAAAACTGTAGAAGATACTTTGAAAAAAACTGGATTTGATCAAAGTGTGATTTTACTTGATGAAGATAATATTGCAGAACTTGAAAACGTTTAG
- a CDS encoding ATP-binding protein encodes MQPSLTIPATLDSLSTIAEYVMTATAAAGLDKKAAYGCRLAVDEIATNIIMYGYGQAGYEGVLYLQADIDEQALTISIEDTGLAYNPCETHLPDEDELKLPLEERAIGGLGIYLALHEVDKFFYERVGDKNRNTFIMYRTKSDH; translated from the coding sequence ATGCAACCTTCTTTAACAATACCCGCAACTTTGGATTCACTTTCGACGATCGCTGAATATGTGATGACAGCTACCGCAGCAGCAGGTTTAGATAAAAAAGCTGCCTATGGCTGCCGCCTAGCAGTGGACGAAATAGCTACCAACATTATTATGTATGGCTATGGTCAAGCGGGTTACGAGGGGGTTTTGTACTTGCAAGCAGATATTGACGAGCAAGCTCTAACAATTTCTATTGAGGATACAGGTTTGGCTTACAATCCATGCGAAACTCATCTTCCAGATGAAGATGAGTTAAAACTGCCCCTAGAGGAGCGGGCAATTGGTGGTCTAGGTATATATCTTGCACTCCATGAAGTCGATAAGTTTTTCTATGAACGTGTTGGGGACAAAAACCGCAACACTTTCATTATGTATCGCACTAAATCAGACCATTAG
- a CDS encoding PP2C family protein-serine/threonine phosphatase — MKTEHELLVIYERDLQIARMIQADFLPETLPEIPGWELAARFHPAREVAGDFYDAFPLANNRVGIVIADVCDKGVGAALFMSLFRSLIRAFAQQHYNLSWLDALSDDGSKSIQGIRKQPPRIGTTALKNAVNLTNNYIANNHSRINMFATLFFGVLNPATGLLHYINAGHESPVIIGADGVKARLKTTGPAVGIMPNRNFGIDQVQLEPGDILIAYSDGVTDARNPASKFFTEEKLLSLLQEPAPSATAVLDRIEASVYAHIADADQFDDITMLAVHRA; from the coding sequence ATGAAAACTGAGCATGAGCTTTTAGTCATCTACGAGCGAGACTTACAGATTGCTCGCATGATTCAAGCTGACTTTTTACCAGAGACTTTACCAGAGATACCAGGGTGGGAATTAGCTGCTCGTTTTCATCCAGCGCGGGAAGTTGCTGGAGATTTCTACGATGCTTTTCCCCTAGCTAATAATCGAGTTGGGATTGTGATTGCTGATGTTTGCGACAAAGGAGTAGGTGCAGCGCTGTTCATGTCCCTTTTTCGGAGTTTGATCCGGGCTTTTGCCCAACAGCATTATAATCTTAGCTGGTTGGATGCTCTGAGCGATGATGGCAGTAAGTCAATTCAGGGGATACGCAAACAACCTCCCAGAATCGGCACTACTGCCCTAAAAAATGCTGTTAACCTAACAAATAATTACATAGCCAATAATCATAGCAGGATAAATATGTTTGCCACGCTGTTTTTTGGCGTATTGAATCCAGCTACAGGCTTGTTACACTACATCAACGCTGGACACGAATCTCCCGTAATTATTGGAGCGGATGGCGTCAAGGCTCGACTTAAGACCACTGGCCCAGCTGTTGGCATCATGCCCAATAGAAATTTTGGTATTGACCAAGTTCAGTTGGAACCTGGGGACATCTTGATAGCTTACTCTGATGGTGTAACTGATGCTCGTAACCCAGCAAGCAAGTTTTTTACTGAAGAAAAATTACTATCTTTATTGCAAGAGCCTGCGCCTTCAGCAACTGCGGTGCTAGACCGCATCGAAGCAAGTGTGTATGCTCATATTGCGGATGCCGATCAGTTTGACGATATAACCATGTTAGCCGTGCATCGTGCCTGA
- a CDS encoding CHASE2 domain-containing protein, translated as MISKFSRTVNSVLPRLQGLYKGLLVSGASVVFTSAIATALVMGVREVGWLQAQELWAFDQFIQWRPDEGPDPRLLVVAITEEDLHLQNTWPLPDNILEKLLDKLERQKPRAIGLDIYRDLPKPPGSKEFTKRLHESDRIITVCKVNDTSGSPGVAPPPGAPENHVGFADLLVDSGGILRRSLLFMNPPPIKKPNAQNLHLCQKSTADLYSFGLRLALIYLKVEKIQPVLTQSQELKLGSTVFKRLQSNSGGYHNANFAGYQVLLNYRSRQHIAQQVTLTEVLTDKVDPNLIKNRVVLIGTTAESIKDTFYTPYSGGQQKDQEMLGVIIHAQVVSQILSAVLDHRPLFWYWSNWGETIWIGVWSLSGGILAWYIRHPLHFGLASGVALGGLLAVCFGLFFQGAWIPLVPSIYTFILTAGSVVIVDRFNKAGYTKAISDRLKNPLKLDIEIDQSKKERQVAEITKTEYFQDLQKKGKELRSKRAIVTKKNTPDISIKVNETNKSRKTSESLDIKYLRRLKDKIKNLKNIKDKKDKTDE; from the coding sequence GTGATTTCTAAGTTCTCTCGCACAGTTAATTCTGTTTTGCCACGTTTGCAGGGACTGTACAAAGGATTATTAGTCTCAGGCGCAAGTGTGGTTTTTACGAGTGCGATCGCCACGGCTTTGGTAATGGGTGTGCGAGAAGTTGGTTGGTTGCAAGCACAGGAACTTTGGGCTTTCGACCAATTCATCCAATGGCGTCCTGATGAAGGGCCTGATCCTCGCTTGCTAGTTGTTGCTATCACTGAAGAAGACCTGCATCTGCAAAACACATGGCCATTACCTGATAACATACTAGAGAAGCTCTTGGATAAATTAGAGCGGCAAAAACCGCGGGCGATTGGGTTAGATATTTATCGAGATTTGCCCAAACCACCTGGTAGTAAAGAGTTTACTAAACGGCTGCATGAAAGCGATCGCATTATTACTGTATGCAAAGTCAATGATACTTCAGGAAGCCCCGGAGTTGCACCTCCTCCTGGCGCCCCAGAAAATCATGTGGGATTTGCTGACTTACTTGTAGATTCTGGGGGTATCCTGCGGCGAAGTCTACTGTTTATGAATCCTCCCCCCATAAAGAAGCCAAATGCACAAAACCTCCATTTGTGCCAAAAATCCACCGCTGATCTCTACTCCTTCGGTTTGCGCTTAGCATTAATTTACCTGAAAGTAGAAAAAATTCAGCCAGTTCTTACACAATCTCAGGAGCTAAAGCTAGGCTCAACAGTATTTAAACGCTTACAATCTAATTCTGGCGGCTACCACAATGCTAATTTTGCTGGTTATCAAGTTCTGCTTAACTATCGTTCTCGCCAGCACATTGCCCAACAAGTAACGCTCACAGAAGTATTAACAGATAAAGTTGATCCCAATTTGATTAAGAACCGTGTAGTTCTTATCGGTACTACAGCAGAGAGTATTAAAGATACTTTTTATACACCTTACAGTGGCGGACAACAAAAAGACCAAGAAATGTTGGGCGTGATAATTCATGCACAGGTGGTAAGTCAAATTCTGAGTGCTGTCCTCGATCATCGCCCTCTGTTTTGGTATTGGTCAAACTGGGGCGAGACAATATGGATAGGGGTATGGTCGCTTTCTGGCGGAATATTGGCTTGGTATATTCGCCACCCTCTACACTTTGGGTTAGCTAGTGGTGTTGCGCTAGGAGGTTTATTGGCGGTATGCTTCGGTTTGTTCTTCCAGGGAGCTTGGATACCGCTAGTACCATCTATATACACATTCATTCTAACTGCCGGGAGTGTAGTTATAGTAGACCGATTTAATAAGGCGGGATACACAAAGGCAATTTCCGATCGCCTCAAAAATCCTCTCAAGTTAGACATCGAGATTGACCAGTCGAAGAAAGAGCGCCAAGTTGCCGAGATTACCAAGACAGAATATTTTCAAGACTTACAGAAAAAGGGCAAGGAGCTTAGGAGTAAACGAGCTATAGTCACAAAAAAGAATACGCCTGATATATCTATAAAGGTTAATGAAACTAATAAAAGTCGTAAAACGTCTGAAAGTTTAGATATAAAATATCTCCGACGACTGAAGGATAAAATAAAAAATTTGAAAAATATAAAAGATAAAAAAGATAAAACTGATGAGTAA
- a CDS encoding DUF928 domain-containing protein translates to MKSNFPTFAPLSLSLATLLGISVSATFPEMLKAQSPSTIANQRVAERVEIAKTKVDFKPPKVGAPENRKGGASRGSSCSSNRNSLKALLPESNLGLTVEKYPTFFVYIPPISTQLAEFELHEGNANSTVIYKTRFTVPKTPGIFTFSLPNNNSLQPLEVGKNYHWFFSIICDPQDRSEDIYVEGWVQRIQPSLTLANQLEKAAPRDRPALYAEAGIWHETIRTLAELRYSHPQDSTLQADWEELLKSVGLSKFAKEPLSR, encoded by the coding sequence ATGAAAAGTAATTTTCCCACTTTTGCACCGCTATCTTTATCTTTAGCTACGTTACTGGGAATAAGTGTGAGTGCTACGTTTCCTGAGATGTTAAAGGCCCAATCACCGTCCACAATAGCCAATCAAAGAGTGGCTGAACGTGTAGAAATCGCTAAAACAAAAGTTGATTTTAAGCCTCCTAAAGTCGGAGCGCCTGAGAATCGAAAAGGCGGGGCATCACGTGGCAGTAGTTGTAGTTCTAATCGAAACTCCCTAAAGGCTTTACTGCCAGAAAGTAACCTGGGATTAACTGTAGAAAAATATCCCACTTTCTTTGTATATATTCCGCCAATTTCTACCCAACTAGCAGAGTTCGAGTTACACGAAGGAAATGCTAACAGCACGGTAATTTATAAAACAAGATTTACAGTTCCCAAAACTCCCGGCATTTTTACATTTAGTCTTCCTAATAACAATAGCCTCCAACCTCTAGAAGTTGGGAAGAATTATCACTGGTTCTTTTCCATAATTTGCGATCCTCAAGACCGGAGTGAAGACATTTATGTAGAAGGTTGGGTGCAAAGAATTCAACCGAGTCTTACTCTAGCCAATCAATTAGAGAAAGCAGCACCACGCGATCGCCCTGCTTTATATGCAGAAGCTGGTATATGGCACGAAACCATTAGAACATTAGCAGAATTACGCTACTCTCATCCTCAAGATTCAACTTTACAAGCCGACTGGGAAGAACTACTAAAGTCAGTTGGACTCAGCAAATTTGCCAAAGAGCCGTTAAGTCGTTAG
- a CDS encoding DUF4114 domain-containing protein: protein MVSYPLNNAYIIGQTNFDEWSEGLDKKEYLRVLPHPDQKVVFKDPFLDWQKDHQNGQFKEESLTGSYFSSWGPDKELDVTLKMSDLSKTVIDGFGILKSGDGLIPWLKDSEGQSEKTPYEFLRGYNGQIPGPMLITEPGDTLKIKLENDLKEVTNLHTHGLHVSPLGDGDNVLVSLKPGETRDIEIPIPDNHFIGVDWYHPHLHGEVADQVGSGLGGLLAINAPYNIPDLDNFNPTTSPIYTFAINTFGIQQELRDPSSTDPLNQSSDPTVKVPAGTPLEVLGNEDGKKVYELSDAVFEGYNAKPIFYNPEKPTGNPTGNPPSFTYGGGALAEPVENVIHTVNGQYNPTLDLKTGEWDLFTFANMSTNAFHLLQLVYDDGTQLLPQEVNLVAIDGDAAGVVEDVRREVKNFPVLNPGSRVSVQHWFDKPGKYYFLSNGTEEILGDNVSPLIKGKKGFNDGHLIWGSQVLATVEVTGDPVPEGEFPKPYETLVQQSQKINDLVTAAEAGKFDRERDFVWDANPGGAILIGNNPTDTNVKTFEGTYTINGKYFSTTPGESLPPLAMPMLGTTEIWNVINKSGLPNPDLDGKTIPGTNIPVPNFPLPEWHPFHIHQNDFTVLSINGFSVDEIEDNYLARVLSDTIALPPAYVEGTATKENPYGRPADPTKPEESAKLKASVVRILMKFEDFPGSYVNHCHILFHEDAGMMMILRPILNTKNTLLGLSSEDGSGQIDLFTANNQQGFSLTPYGTGFKKGIDVAIADVNYKGQKDAENKNVTDNVTDVITIQRSLDKTSDKFTVKVFDGKILIDAQTDENPLITQFTPFQDIASSPNQSASVASGDINGDGFADIAVGLGGEISPTIEIYSGKDYKLLSRLNPFHHESFKGKINLAIGDVDGDNYDDIIVGQGSGGRGLLELYSGQLITQKGSLNGKDTSHETALLSKEFQPYGADYKGEIDVTSGYILQRPDEPNDAPTQTNNANITTIAKDSLPNEKEQIQVFTFLGGSHHHEEEHDSSMEAEQLRLEVSLTPAGNTQEISGTFADLPGLPKGEPVLFTRKENGEYEIIHLGDKNKPESTSVATTTLTKNANNDVFTIDSNTDLSELKVTLTASDANFVNQLGVFVVDDASGKINGIAPGAAGYTEAALERAKVIFSSLANVPKGFNADNLTRLLQFNSGENLRFLLVKNSTIDAVLTGVTPATGVLFADPSTQKITDLGADGFSLAWEDGAGNTVNDFQDLVVKIQATKDSFPLGTGLQEKPQGEVIDLRGVTQQVKADFVVNREALFNNFIGFYEVADENGGIDTNGDRKADILIGQAGYTQAAVTKRVAGIDLTVNNQGTATYSGTFQPGSIFAPFLIVNGRPDAILDSNPNNNPAVYFPFLGANADKADHISLLANNIFGFEDLPKAGDKDFNDVTVRVDLSLV from the coding sequence ATGGTTTCTTATCCACTGAATAATGCGTATATTATTGGTCAGACAAACTTTGATGAATGGAGCGAAGGTTTAGATAAAAAAGAATATTTACGGGTTTTACCTCACCCTGACCAGAAAGTTGTTTTTAAAGATCCCTTTCTTGATTGGCAAAAGGATCATCAAAATGGTCAATTTAAAGAAGAGAGCCTTACTGGTAGTTATTTTTCTAGTTGGGGGCCAGATAAAGAATTAGACGTAACCCTGAAAATGTCAGACTTAAGCAAGACTGTCATTGATGGGTTCGGGATTCTCAAATCAGGAGATGGGTTAATTCCTTGGCTTAAGGATAGCGAAGGACAATCTGAAAAAACTCCCTACGAATTTCTTCGGGGATATAACGGTCAGATTCCAGGCCCCATGTTAATTACAGAGCCTGGAGACACACTCAAAATCAAACTTGAGAATGACTTAAAAGAAGTAACTAACTTACATACTCATGGGCTTCACGTCTCACCTCTAGGAGATGGAGATAATGTTCTTGTTAGCCTGAAGCCGGGTGAAACTAGAGATATAGAAATACCAATTCCAGACAATCACTTTATAGGTGTTGACTGGTATCATCCCCATTTACATGGAGAAGTAGCGGATCAAGTCGGTTCAGGATTGGGTGGTCTTTTAGCGATTAACGCTCCTTATAACATTCCGGATCTGGATAACTTTAATCCTACAACCAGTCCAATATATACATTTGCTATTAATACTTTTGGAATTCAGCAAGAACTTAGAGATCCAAGTTCTACCGATCCTCTTAATCAAAGTTCTGATCCAACTGTCAAAGTTCCTGCGGGTACTCCTTTAGAAGTTTTGGGTAACGAAGATGGCAAGAAAGTTTATGAACTTTCTGATGCAGTTTTTGAAGGTTATAATGCTAAACCTATATTCTACAATCCTGAAAAGCCCACAGGAAATCCCACAGGAAATCCTCCTTCTTTTACATACGGTGGTGGTGCTCTAGCAGAGCCAGTAGAAAACGTTATTCACACCGTCAATGGACAATACAACCCAACTCTAGACCTTAAGACTGGTGAATGGGATTTGTTTACATTCGCCAATATGAGTACCAATGCCTTCCATCTATTGCAATTGGTATACGACGATGGTACGCAACTTCTTCCCCAAGAAGTCAATTTAGTTGCTATTGATGGTGATGCGGCTGGTGTAGTAGAAGACGTGAGAAGGGAAGTAAAAAATTTTCCAGTCCTAAATCCTGGATCTAGGGTATCTGTTCAACACTGGTTTGATAAACCGGGTAAATATTACTTCCTTTCTAATGGAACAGAAGAGATTTTAGGTGACAATGTTTCACCCTTAATTAAAGGTAAGAAAGGATTTAATGATGGTCATTTAATTTGGGGTTCTCAAGTTTTAGCAACAGTTGAAGTTACTGGAGATCCAGTTCCTGAAGGTGAATTTCCTAAACCTTATGAGACGTTAGTCCAACAAAGTCAAAAGATTAACGACCTTGTAACTGCGGCAGAGGCAGGAAAGTTTGATCGGGAAAGAGATTTTGTTTGGGATGCCAATCCAGGTGGTGCGATACTGATAGGCAATAATCCCACAGATACGAATGTAAAAACATTCGAGGGAACTTATACTATCAACGGAAAGTATTTTTCTACTACACCCGGTGAGAGTTTACCTCCACTCGCTATGCCGATGCTGGGTACAACGGAGATATGGAATGTCATAAACAAATCTGGATTGCCAAATCCAGATTTAGACGGCAAGACAATTCCGGGTACAAATATCCCAGTCCCAAATTTTCCTTTACCAGAATGGCATCCATTTCACATTCACCAAAATGATTTTACTGTTTTATCAATCAATGGTTTCTCGGTTGATGAAATAGAGGACAACTACCTTGCGAGGGTTTTAAGCGATACAATTGCGCTACCACCTGCTTATGTAGAAGGCACTGCTACAAAAGAGAATCCCTATGGCAGACCAGCAGATCCGACAAAACCTGAAGAGTCAGCCAAACTTAAGGCATCAGTAGTCAGAATCCTGATGAAATTTGAGGATTTTCCTGGTAGTTATGTGAATCATTGCCACATTCTTTTCCATGAAGATGCTGGGATGATGATGATTCTTAGACCAATTCTGAATACAAAAAACACCTTATTAGGTTTGAGTTCAGAAGATGGTTCTGGGCAAATAGATTTATTTACAGCTAACAATCAGCAAGGTTTTAGTCTGACACCTTATGGTACAGGCTTTAAGAAAGGAATAGACGTTGCGATCGCAGATGTTAATTACAAAGGCCAAAAGGACGCTGAAAACAAAAATGTCACTGATAATGTTACCGATGTCATCACCATCCAGCGCTCTTTAGATAAAACTAGTGATAAGTTCACAGTCAAAGTCTTTGATGGCAAAATACTAATTGATGCACAGACAGACGAAAACCCATTAATTACACAGTTCACTCCTTTTCAAGATATCGCTAGCTCACCCAATCAAAGCGCATCAGTAGCATCTGGTGACATTAATGGCGATGGATTTGCAGATATTGCCGTTGGTTTAGGTGGAGAAATATCACCAACAATTGAGATTTATAGTGGTAAAGATTATAAATTACTCAGCCGCCTTAACCCATTTCACCACGAGAGTTTCAAAGGTAAAATTAACCTCGCAATTGGCGATGTTGATGGCGATAACTACGACGATATTATTGTCGGTCAGGGCAGTGGTGGACGCGGATTGCTGGAACTTTATAGTGGGCAATTAATCACTCAAAAAGGTAGTTTAAATGGCAAAGATACATCACATGAAACAGCACTGCTCTCCAAAGAGTTTCAACCCTACGGAGCCGACTACAAAGGAGAAATAGATGTCACATCTGGTTATATACTCCAAAGACCAGATGAACCAAATGATGCTCCCACTCAAACTAATAATGCCAACATTACGACAATTGCCAAAGATTCGCTACCTAATGAGAAAGAACAAATTCAAGTATTTACTTTTTTAGGAGGAAGTCATCATCATGAAGAAGAACATGACTCCTCTATGGAAGCTGAACAATTACGTTTAGAGGTATCATTAACTCCCGCGGGTAACACACAAGAAATTTCTGGAACCTTTGCTGATTTACCTGGGTTACCTAAAGGTGAACCTGTTCTGTTTACCCGCAAAGAAAACGGTGAGTATGAAATAATTCATCTGGGAGACAAGAATAAACCTGAGTCAACGTCAGTTGCTACAACTACACTCACCAAAAACGCTAACAATGATGTTTTTACCATTGACAGTAACACTGACCTATCAGAACTCAAAGTTACACTTACAGCAAGCGATGCCAATTTTGTCAATCAATTAGGAGTCTTTGTTGTTGATGATGCTAGTGGCAAAATTAACGGTATTGCTCCTGGTGCAGCCGGTTATACCGAAGCAGCACTCGAACGAGCCAAAGTTATTTTCTCAAGTTTAGCTAATGTCCCCAAGGGGTTTAATGCAGACAATCTGACCCGTCTACTGCAATTCAACTCTGGGGAAAATCTGAGATTTTTACTAGTAAAAAACAGCACCATAGATGCTGTACTAACTGGAGTTACCCCAGCAACAGGAGTACTGTTTGCTGATCCCTCAACGCAAAAGATTACAGACTTGGGGGCAGATGGTTTCTCATTAGCTTGGGAAGATGGGGCTGGTAACACAGTTAATGACTTCCAAGATTTAGTTGTGAAGATTCAAGCAACAAAAGATTCATTCCCTTTAGGCACAGGTTTGCAAGAAAAGCCACAGGGAGAAGTCATTGATTTGCGGGGTGTGACACAACAGGTAAAAGCTGATTTTGTAGTCAATAGAGAGGCGTTGTTTAACAACTTTATCGGCTTTTATGAAGTAGCTGATGAGAATGGTGGTATTGATACTAATGGCGATCGCAAAGCCGATATTCTCATCGGACAAGCTGGTTATACGCAAGCAGCTGTTACTAAGCGTGTTGCAGGTATTGACCTGACGGTAAATAACCAAGGTACAGCAACTTACAGCGGAACTTTCCAACCCGGTTCCATTTTTGCACCATTTCTCATCGTCAATGGAAGACCCGATGCTATTCTTGACAGCAATCCAAATAACAATCCAGCAGTTTACTTCCCATTTTTAGGCGCTAATGCTGATAAGGCAGATCATATTAGCTTGTTAGCAAATAACATCTTTGGTTTTGAGGATTTACCAAAGGCTGGTGACAAAGATTTCAACGATGTCACAGTCAGAGTAGATTTGAGTTTGGTGTAG
- a CDS encoding CHAT domain-containing protein: protein MNKVSFLAVTFLITGIIGYFPAQAKVNDYKKLNYQNPQPPPVKDVVTEQEKTWKKAYESYLGGTYSQVLMSASATSSTLRRIEKETGHKSAVVYLIPKDKQLEIILVTPRNDPIYKTISAANKKALLKVAKELQTELSDVRRVDTTSYLPPAQQLYQWLLAPIDKDLKAQDIDTLVFCVGVGLRSVPFSALHDGQKFLVEKYNISLIPAFSLTDTRYTDIRDFSVLAMGASEFQDLQPLPAVPIELSTIVDNKGGIRFLNDKFTVENLRSQRQQKAYKIIHLATHGDFKPGAVSNSYIQLWNTKLRLNQLPQLGLNTPPVDLLVLSACKTALGDEQAELGFSGLALEAGVKSALGSLWSVSDAGTLALMTEFYRRLKTSSIKSEALRQAQIEMLNGQIHIENGQLRLVALRSATPLPPEIAQLGNFNLSHPYYWAGFTMIGSPW, encoded by the coding sequence ATGAACAAAGTTAGTTTTTTAGCTGTGACATTTTTAATCACAGGAATTATCGGCTATTTTCCAGCTCAGGCTAAAGTTAATGATTATAAAAAATTAAATTATCAGAATCCTCAACCACCTCCAGTAAAAGACGTTGTAACTGAGCAGGAAAAAACATGGAAAAAGGCTTATGAAAGTTACCTAGGTGGAACTTATTCTCAGGTATTAATGTCTGCCAGTGCTACTAGTTCTACCTTGCGTAGAATAGAAAAAGAAACTGGGCATAAGTCTGCTGTTGTCTATTTGATCCCCAAAGATAAACAGTTAGAAATTATCTTAGTCACGCCCAGAAATGACCCAATTTATAAAACTATATCAGCAGCTAACAAAAAGGCTTTACTCAAAGTAGCTAAGGAGTTACAAACAGAACTTAGTGATGTTAGAAGAGTTGACACTACTAGTTATTTGCCTCCAGCACAGCAACTTTATCAATGGTTGCTTGCTCCAATTGATAAAGACCTGAAAGCTCAAGATATAGATACTTTAGTTTTTTGCGTAGGCGTTGGCTTGCGTTCTGTACCATTTTCAGCATTGCATGATGGTCAGAAATTTTTGGTAGAAAAGTATAATATCAGTCTGATTCCTGCCTTTAGCCTGACAGACACTCGTTACACCGACATCCGTGACTTTTCAGTTTTAGCTATGGGGGCGTCCGAGTTCCAAGACCTTCAACCGTTGCCTGCTGTACCTATAGAGTTATCTACTATTGTGGATAACAAAGGAGGAATTCGCTTTTTAAATGACAAATTTACTGTAGAAAACTTGCGATCGCAACGGCAACAAAAAGCTTATAAAATTATTCACTTAGCAACTCACGGAGACTTTAAACCTGGAGCAGTTAGTAACTCTTACATTCAATTGTGGAATACTAAGCTGCGCTTAAATCAGCTGCCACAATTAGGATTGAATACACCTCCTGTAGATTTGTTAGTATTGAGTGCTTGTAAAACTGCCTTGGGGGATGAGCAAGCAGAACTCGGCTTCTCAGGGTTGGCGCTAGAAGCAGGAGTAAAGTCAGCGCTGGGTAGTCTTTGGTCTGTTAGTGATGCCGGAACTTTAGCTTTAATGACAGAGTTTTATAGACGCTTGAAAACATCATCCATTAAATCAGAAGCTCTAAGACAGGCGCAAATAGAAATGCTCAATGGGCAAATTCATATTGAGAACGGGCAACTGCGCCTAGTAGCACTAAGGTCAGCAACGCCCTTACCACCAGAAATAGCACAACTTGGAAATTTTAATTTATCGCATCCTTATTATTGGGCAGGCTTTACGATGATTGGTAGTCCTTGGTAA
- a CDS encoding MinD/ParA family protein: MPKIISVHSFRGGTGKSNITANLAATVARYGYRVGIIDTDIQSPGIHVVFGFDEETMDRSLNDYLWGRCDIEDTAYDVTSALKDAAKKGSAIYLIPSSLNLGEITRVLREGYDVGLLHDGFQELIDKLNLEYLFIDTHPGLNEETLLSITISDALIIILRPDRQDFQGTAVTVDVARQLEVPELLLVVNKVLANLDLKALQQQVELAYNASVAGILLLSEDVVQLASSDIFCLRFPKHPFSQVVEAIAKQIIG, from the coding sequence ATGCCCAAAATTATCTCTGTTCACTCATTCCGAGGGGGAACTGGTAAATCAAATATCACTGCTAATTTGGCTGCTACTGTAGCTCGCTATGGGTATCGGGTTGGCATTATTGATACTGACATCCAATCTCCAGGGATTCATGTGGTTTTCGGTTTCGATGAGGAAACGATGGATCGTTCCCTGAATGATTATTTATGGGGCCGTTGTGATATCGAGGATACTGCCTATGATGTCACTTCTGCTTTGAAGGATGCAGCCAAGAAAGGGAGTGCTATTTACCTGATTCCTTCCTCTTTAAATCTTGGTGAAATTACTAGGGTGCTACGTGAGGGATACGATGTCGGTTTACTACATGACGGCTTTCAAGAACTGATCGACAAACTGAATTTAGAGTATCTGTTTATTGATACCCACCCTGGACTCAATGAAGAGACTCTTCTCTCAATTACCATTTCCGATGCTTTGATTATTATCCTGCGTCCAGATCGGCAAGACTTTCAAGGTACTGCTGTGACTGTGGACGTAGCCCGCCAGTTAGAAGTACCTGAGTTGTTATTGGTGGTTAATAAAGTGCTAGCTAATTTGGATTTAAAGGCTTTACAACAGCAGGTAGAACTAGCCTACAACGCATCCGTAGCTGGTATTCTCCTTCTCTCTGAAGATGTGGTTCAGCTAGCTAGTAGCGATATCTTCTGCTTACGATTTCCCAAGCATCCTTTCAGCCAAGTAGTAGAAGCGATCGCTAAACAGATTATTGGCTAA